The Trueperaceae bacterium genome has a window encoding:
- a CDS encoding class I SAM-dependent methyltransferase, which produces MIYDDAPDLYDAHYLAYRDDIPFYTRLAADTGGPVLELGAGTGRVTEALARAGHEVVGVDAAPAMLARARRRLEVAGLLCRVSLVEADMRDLSLGRRFPLVIAPFNALMHAYTLDDQDRTMAGVVDHLEDDGLFAFDLYAPRHGPRRVVRVEPEVGADAAGPGERHDVFLVQEVDELAQLATTTYYHDTVGAGGVLTRRVTALRQRYYTRFEVERLCRAFGLRLEVYGGFDRSRLTADSPVMACLARRGPAAASR; this is translated from the coding sequence TTGATCTACGACGACGCCCCCGACCTCTACGACGCCCACTACCTCGCCTACCGCGACGACATCCCCTTCTACACGCGCCTCGCCGCCGACACGGGCGGGCCGGTGCTCGAGCTCGGCGCTGGCACCGGCCGCGTGACCGAGGCACTCGCGCGGGCCGGCCACGAGGTCGTGGGCGTGGACGCCGCGCCGGCGATGCTGGCGCGGGCGCGCCGGCGCCTGGAGGTGGCCGGCCTCCTGTGCCGGGTGAGCCTCGTCGAGGCCGACATGCGCGACCTCAGCCTGGGCCGGCGCTTCCCCCTCGTCATCGCGCCCTTCAACGCCCTCATGCACGCCTACACGCTCGACGACCAGGACCGCACCATGGCCGGGGTCGTGGACCACCTGGAGGACGACGGGCTGTTCGCCTTCGACCTCTACGCGCCGCGTCACGGTCCGCGCCGGGTCGTGCGGGTCGAGCCGGAGGTCGGCGCCGACGCGGCGGGGCCGGGCGAGCGGCACGACGTCTTCCTCGTGCAGGAGGTCGACGAGCTGGCGCAGCTCGCGACCACGACCTACTACCACGACACCGTGGGCGCCGGCGGCGTCCTCACGCGCCGCGTCACGGCGCTGCGGCAGCGGTACTACACGCGCTTCGAGGTCGAGAGGCTGTGCCGCGCCTTCGGCCTGCGGCTCGAGGTGTACGGCGGCTTCGACCGCTCGCGCCTCACCGCCGACAGCCCCGTCATGGCCTGTCTGGCCAGGCGCGGCCCAGCAGCCGCCAGCCGCTAG
- a CDS encoding histidine phosphatase family protein, which yields MSAGGRGASEPPSPGDRERLAAADVVLVRHARPVLRAGVPARDWLLDPGAVPACHALAAEVDRLLEGTGRRVTRLLSSTEPKAVATAAALAEAWGLRGPGAHPGLDEHRRGVLPIVGDVEWRETIGRLFARPDELVLGEETASQARARFAAAMVEVAAQGDGAGLTAVVTHATVMTLLLAEPNHLAPLALWGSLLMPDALFVSSSGWRLLGRAWPDRP from the coding sequence GTGAGCGCGGGAGGCCGCGGCGCGAGCGAGCCCCCGTCACCGGGGGACCGCGAACGACTCGCCGCGGCCGACGTGGTCCTGGTCCGGCACGCGCGGCCGGTGCTGAGGGCCGGCGTGCCGGCGCGCGACTGGCTCCTCGACCCCGGCGCCGTGCCGGCGTGCCACGCGCTGGCGGCGGAGGTGGACAGGCTGCTCGAGGGCACGGGCAGGCGCGTGACGCGCCTGTTGTCGAGCACCGAGCCCAAGGCCGTGGCGACGGCCGCGGCGCTGGCCGAGGCCTGGGGCCTGCGGGGCCCCGGCGCTCACCCCGGCCTCGACGAGCACAGGCGGGGCGTGCTGCCGATCGTCGGCGACGTCGAGTGGCGCGAGACGATCGGACGCCTCTTCGCGCGCCCGGACGAGCTCGTGCTGGGCGAGGAGACGGCGTCGCAGGCGCGGGCGCGCTTCGCCGCGGCGATGGTCGAGGTGGCGGCGCAGGGCGACGGAGCGGGGCTCACGGCCGTCGTCACCCACGCCACGGTCATGACGCTGCTCCTGGCCGAGCCGAACCACCTGGCGCCGCTCGCGCTGTGGGGCTCGCTGCTCATGCCCGACGCGCTGTTCGTGTCCTCTAGCGGCTGGCGGCTGCTGGGCCGCGCCTGGCCAGACAGGCCATGA